One segment of Rhodopirellula baltica SH 1 DNA contains the following:
- a CDS encoding 6-pyruvoyl trahydropterin synthase family protein — MSATFRVDVSKEQFIFSAAHFITFAGDICERIHGHNYGVRVSVEGPLDENRYVVDFIALRDAVLKQTQALDHHVILPRDHKEILVTQDETETTARFRERRWVFPNEDCIIMPVINTTAEEIARVIAENVREQTKEQFGKALSSIEVAVDENAGQWGVCKLPWNE; from the coding sequence ATGTCAGCCACTTTTCGCGTCGACGTTTCCAAAGAGCAGTTCATTTTTTCGGCCGCACACTTCATCACTTTCGCGGGCGACATCTGCGAACGTATCCACGGGCACAACTACGGTGTCCGCGTCAGCGTCGAAGGACCACTGGATGAAAATCGATACGTGGTCGACTTCATTGCTCTTCGAGATGCGGTGCTAAAGCAAACGCAAGCACTCGATCACCACGTGATTTTGCCGCGTGACCACAAAGAAATCTTGGTGACGCAAGACGAAACGGAGACAACCGCACGTTTTCGCGAACGCCGCTGGGTGTTCCCCAATGAAGACTGCATCATCATGCCAGTCATCAATACCACGGCCGAAGAAATTGCTCGCGTGATTGCGGAAAACGTTCGCGAACAAACAAAGGAACAATTCGGCAAAGCGTTGTCATCCATCGAAGTGGCGGTCGACGAAAACGCGGGCCAATGGGGCGTTTGCAAATTGCCCTGGAACGAATGA
- a CDS encoding DUF502 domain-containing protein, which translates to MKPNPYPSLWNGTVGRSLRVRESAFRVKVCRVVGRGGGNNVPFHDGFFSIRSEVLLASDRSTDILIRFSRTMTESTDTPLEVQADASAPHKGGARRAIVRGLGVVLPPLLTIVVLIWAWNAIENYVLLPVETGIRRFVLIPAVSETYDRPPEGAIINDAPEGSLSKPNQRGFTYKGLSYVPDPTGRRYLPGYVVQRVDSEIDAFGPYSVPPNSATAYWDRFVQLQYMPRSVVVPVFLIVFFVLLYFLGRLFTGGIGRWFVTTFDATILRIPIVNKVYGSVKQITDFAFDDRQIEFNRVVAIQYPRDGIWSLGFVTGNGMREISEAAGEPMLSVLMPTSPMPMTGFTVSVRRSEAIDLNLTIDEALQFIVSCGVVVPSTQRYDLPGGKAPKQIVVPAIGESVSRDGATSPSA; encoded by the coding sequence ATGAAGCCAAACCCGTATCCATCCCTTTGGAATGGGACGGTTGGGCGGAGTTTGCGGGTTCGTGAATCGGCATTCCGTGTTAAAGTCTGTCGTGTGGTTGGACGCGGCGGCGGAAACAACGTCCCATTTCACGATGGCTTCTTCTCCATTCGGAGCGAAGTCCTTTTGGCGAGCGATCGTTCCACTGATATTCTCATCCGGTTTTCCCGCACGATGACTGAATCGACCGACACTCCTCTCGAAGTCCAAGCTGATGCATCCGCTCCACATAAAGGTGGGGCTCGCCGCGCGATTGTTCGCGGGTTGGGTGTCGTTCTGCCACCATTGTTGACGATCGTGGTTTTGATTTGGGCTTGGAATGCGATCGAAAATTACGTTTTGTTGCCGGTTGAAACTGGTATTCGACGCTTTGTTCTGATTCCGGCGGTCAGTGAAACGTACGATCGTCCACCCGAAGGCGCGATCATCAACGACGCACCCGAAGGCTCACTGAGTAAGCCGAATCAGCGTGGGTTTACCTACAAAGGGTTGTCGTACGTTCCCGATCCGACCGGCCGACGCTATCTGCCCGGGTATGTGGTTCAACGAGTTGATTCCGAGATCGATGCGTTTGGTCCGTATTCGGTTCCGCCGAACAGCGCGACGGCGTATTGGGACCGTTTCGTCCAGCTTCAGTACATGCCACGATCGGTGGTCGTTCCGGTCTTTTTGATCGTGTTCTTTGTGCTGCTGTATTTCCTGGGGCGTTTATTCACGGGCGGGATTGGTCGTTGGTTTGTGACGACTTTTGATGCCACGATTTTGCGGATCCCGATCGTCAACAAGGTCTACGGTAGCGTCAAACAAATCACCGATTTTGCCTTTGATGATCGACAAATCGAATTCAACCGTGTTGTCGCGATTCAGTATCCACGTGATGGTATTTGGTCGCTCGGGTTTGTAACCGGCAATGGCATGCGTGAGATTTCAGAGGCTGCTGGCGAACCAATGTTGAGCGTGTTGATGCCGACCAGTCCAATGCCAATGACTGGATTTACTGTCAGCGTTCGACGCAGCGAAGCGATCGATTTGAATTTGACAATCGATGAAGCATTGCAGTTCATCGTCAGCTGCGGTGTGGTCGTTCCTTCCACCCAGCGATATGACCTGCCTGGCGGCAAGGCACCCAAGCAGATCGTCGTGCCAGCGATTGGTGAATCGGTCTCCAGAGACGGTGCCACCTCACCGAGTGCCTGA
- a CDS encoding ComF family protein, whose protein sequence is MKSSDFLTESVQNTSELLAPLLFPPVCVLCGELTGIASGRDGSAKVPLVSRRRFASFCRLCETSLVQSAPSMQAACVRCAWPATGHRQRSASEDSGPIDDADSQLDDLPCQECVRRQTPFSFETATAVYRYHEVVRHAIIAAKYPRNTAIARELAVRLADRYRENAAIQARTVSDGSESSPLVTHVASPFWRQFRRGGVGTGSLASRFAREMNFSFGSLLETTRSVQKQALLDDAARRENVRGAFRVRRRWRKRLAGEHILLVDDVMTTGATADEISRVLLDAGAARVDLLVVARAIRDAQK, encoded by the coding sequence GTGAAAAGCTCTGACTTTTTGACCGAAAGTGTGCAAAACACCAGCGAATTGCTGGCTCCGCTGCTTTTTCCGCCCGTTTGCGTTCTTTGTGGTGAGCTGACGGGAATCGCATCCGGCCGCGATGGTTCAGCCAAGGTTCCGTTGGTCTCCCGGCGGCGCTTCGCATCCTTTTGTCGGCTGTGTGAAACCTCCTTGGTCCAGTCCGCCCCGTCGATGCAGGCTGCTTGCGTGCGATGTGCTTGGCCCGCGACGGGACATAGGCAAAGGTCTGCTAGCGAGGATTCAGGGCCAATCGATGACGCGGATAGCCAATTGGATGATCTGCCTTGCCAGGAGTGCGTTCGTCGTCAAACACCTTTTTCATTTGAGACCGCCACGGCGGTCTATCGTTATCACGAAGTCGTCCGGCATGCGATCATCGCGGCGAAATACCCTCGCAATACCGCGATTGCTCGCGAATTGGCCGTTCGATTAGCGGATCGCTACCGCGAGAACGCGGCGATTCAGGCGAGAACGGTTTCCGATGGATCGGAGTCGTCCCCCTTGGTCACTCACGTGGCGAGCCCGTTTTGGCGCCAATTTCGTCGGGGCGGTGTCGGGACAGGATCTCTGGCAAGCCGATTCGCTCGCGAGATGAATTTCTCGTTTGGATCGCTTTTAGAAACCACGCGTTCGGTGCAAAAACAGGCGTTGTTGGACGATGCAGCCCGTCGCGAAAACGTGCGGGGAGCCTTTCGAGTTCGTCGACGATGGAGAAAACGCTTGGCAGGCGAACATATTCTTTTGGTCGATGATGTGATGACAACCGGAGCGACCGCCGATGAAATCTCTCGGGTGTTGCTAGATGCTGGTGCCGCCCGAGTCGATCTGCTGGTTGTCGCTCGGGCGATTCGTGACGCACAAAAATGA
- a CDS encoding RNA polymerase sigma factor → MDTMKITPDFTTTVSPSDGNAIVRNSTSASASGQTVAQLVIAAQGGDQLAFGDLFERYRPVIVALAISRVRNVHEAEELTQDVFIQAMQKLDQLRVPEAFGGWLRQIVHRMAINRFSRQRTATACDPETLEATCVDDITPDNVAQDREQAAAVRSGIARLGSLDRQTLNAFYLDGQSLIEMSDAFDAPVGTIKRRLHTARRRLAETLQDEMAFGDSADNSADESPAVLPMPSARERSDDSIGDSTLIAQAV, encoded by the coding sequence ATGGACACCATGAAGATCACCCCTGATTTCACGACCACCGTGTCGCCTAGCGACGGCAACGCAATCGTTCGCAACTCGACTTCCGCATCCGCTTCCGGTCAAACGGTTGCCCAATTAGTGATCGCCGCCCAAGGCGGAGACCAATTGGCATTCGGTGATTTGTTCGAACGCTATCGTCCTGTCATTGTCGCATTGGCAATCAGCCGAGTTCGCAACGTGCACGAGGCCGAAGAATTGACGCAAGACGTTTTCATCCAAGCGATGCAAAAGCTCGATCAACTTCGCGTGCCCGAAGCATTCGGCGGATGGTTGCGTCAAATCGTTCACCGGATGGCAATCAATCGATTCAGCCGGCAACGAACCGCCACCGCGTGCGATCCAGAAACCCTGGAAGCAACTTGCGTGGATGACATCACGCCTGACAACGTGGCTCAAGATCGCGAGCAAGCCGCGGCGGTTCGAAGTGGCATCGCACGTCTGGGAAGTCTGGATCGTCAAACGCTCAACGCGTTCTACCTCGATGGACAATCGTTGATCGAGATGAGCGATGCGTTCGACGCTCCAGTCGGAACGATCAAGCGGCGTCTGCACACCGCGCGACGCCGATTGGCAGAAACACTGCAAGACGAAATGGCGTTTGGGGATTCGGCGGACAACAGCGCCGACGAATCCCCCGCCGTCTTGCCGATGCCGTCGGCTCGTGAACGGTCGGATGACTCGATCGGTGATTCCACCCTGATCGCTCAAGCGGTTTGA
- a CDS encoding response regulator: MLLLSRKPGEAIVFPSLGITINVTRASARTATIGIDAPPEIRILRKELCNWAVEEAFDVASFEQNFGNVKLELHQLRNHLNTLNLGLQLYRQQMDAGLKEAADRTFLKVMHQLDCLERNFGKRAEAIDAQMENLNLHSSVKLLLVEDDADERDFLAGILSMRGCVVDCVASGNAAISYLNSNESPDYVLLDMQMADGDGASTIRQLRQCEASKNIRIVATSGKSPCDYGVAEGPTGFDRWFAKPLNTDGLLRYIQSDENSIKPLAC, encoded by the coding sequence ATGTTGTTACTATCACGAAAACCGGGCGAAGCCATCGTATTCCCAAGCTTGGGAATCACGATCAATGTGACGCGGGCATCTGCAAGAACGGCCACGATCGGAATCGACGCGCCGCCCGAGATTCGCATCCTTCGAAAAGAGCTATGCAACTGGGCAGTTGAAGAAGCCTTTGATGTTGCAAGTTTCGAGCAAAATTTCGGGAACGTGAAGCTCGAACTGCACCAGCTTCGAAATCATTTGAACACGCTGAATTTGGGGCTTCAACTCTATCGCCAGCAAATGGATGCGGGGCTGAAAGAGGCAGCGGACCGAACGTTTTTGAAGGTCATGCATCAACTCGATTGTCTTGAGCGAAACTTCGGAAAGCGCGCCGAAGCCATCGACGCACAGATGGAAAATTTGAACCTCCATAGTTCGGTCAAATTGCTGCTGGTTGAAGACGATGCTGACGAACGTGACTTTTTGGCTGGCATCCTTTCAATGCGTGGCTGCGTTGTCGATTGCGTCGCGAGTGGCAATGCCGCCATCAGCTATCTGAACAGTAACGAATCACCCGATTACGTCCTGCTGGACATGCAGATGGCGGACGGCGATGGTGCCTCGACGATCCGACAATTGCGACAATGCGAAGCGTCAAAGAACATTCGAATCGTTGCGACCAGCGGAAAGTCTCCCTGCGACTATGGAGTCGCGGAAGGTCCAACGGGATTCGATCGCTGGTTTGCAAAGCCACTCAATACGGACGGTCTGCTGCGTTACATCCAATCCGATGAAAACAGCATCAAGCCATTGGCCTGCTAG
- a CDS encoding alpha/beta hydrolase: MRHVVCLVLSVSLLAGTVSFAGSPQTQSGDKSTSEANKKNASRKTKKKKPAPFAWVNPIPKQREHPSLKHATFQSPSLNCDVGYAILMPPGYSDGDAGKRFPVVYYLHGGRPGSESKSIALVPQMHLAMESGQVPGMIYVFVNGGPVSHYNIPKEPTKQGADVFIKELIPHIDATYRTIADREHRGIEGFSQGGRGTMRLSLRYPDLFCSAAAGGGGYETERKISESGGRESETLVFAEGDNVWDLAREYSKQKSQKVDWMIYVGTKGFNYQNNLEYMAFLKSLEIPFESIVVPEVPHSAMKIYEQRCVDLMRFHAENFGLIDTSIEQE; this comes from the coding sequence ATGCGTCACGTTGTCTGTTTGGTTCTCAGTGTATCGTTGCTCGCGGGAACCGTCTCGTTCGCGGGATCACCTCAGACGCAGTCCGGGGATAAGTCGACATCGGAAGCTAACAAGAAGAACGCATCGCGAAAGACGAAGAAGAAAAAGCCGGCTCCGTTCGCGTGGGTAAACCCCATTCCAAAGCAACGGGAACATCCATCACTCAAACACGCAACGTTTCAAAGCCCATCGCTGAATTGCGACGTCGGGTACGCGATTTTGATGCCGCCGGGATACTCTGATGGTGATGCGGGCAAGCGATTTCCCGTTGTCTATTACTTGCATGGCGGGCGACCGGGTAGCGAATCGAAGTCGATCGCCTTGGTTCCGCAGATGCATTTGGCAATGGAATCAGGCCAAGTTCCGGGCATGATCTACGTCTTTGTCAACGGCGGCCCGGTCAGTCACTACAACATTCCCAAGGAACCAACCAAGCAGGGTGCGGACGTGTTCATCAAAGAACTGATCCCACACATCGATGCAACTTATCGAACGATTGCTGATCGTGAGCATCGTGGAATCGAAGGGTTCTCGCAGGGCGGACGTGGGACGATGCGGTTGTCGCTTCGCTACCCGGATCTATTTTGCAGTGCAGCCGCAGGCGGTGGCGGATACGAAACCGAACGCAAAATCAGTGAGTCAGGCGGCCGCGAATCAGAAACCTTGGTATTCGCAGAAGGCGACAATGTGTGGGATTTGGCTCGGGAGTATTCCAAACAGAAATCGCAAAAGGTGGATTGGATGATCTATGTCGGGACCAAAGGTTTCAATTACCAGAATAATCTGGAGTACATGGCCTTCTTGAAATCACTTGAGATTCCATTCGAAAGCATTGTTGTTCCGGAGGTCCCCCATTCTGCGATGAAGATCTATGAGCAGCGATGTGTCGACCTAATGCGATTCCACGCCGAAAATTTTGGCTTGATCGATACCTCGATCGAGCAGGAGTGA
- a CDS encoding nucleoside deaminase, with the protein MDPFLQAALNEARLGLNEHGIPIGSVLVIDNEIVSRGHNRRIQNGSSILHAEMDCLERAGRLTANDYSRSTLYSTLSPCDMCSGAALLYKIPRIIVGENQTFQGPESYVRSRGVDLQIVNDPDCIELMRAFIQNNPTLWNEDIGLPTQS; encoded by the coding sequence ATGGATCCGTTCTTACAAGCCGCTCTGAATGAAGCACGCCTGGGGCTCAACGAACACGGAATTCCGATCGGCTCGGTGTTGGTGATCGACAATGAGATCGTTTCCCGTGGTCACAACCGCCGCATTCAAAATGGCAGTTCGATCCTGCACGCCGAAATGGATTGTTTGGAACGTGCCGGCCGCCTGACCGCGAACGACTATTCTCGATCAACGCTGTACTCGACGTTGTCACCCTGTGACATGTGCAGTGGTGCCGCCCTGCTCTACAAAATCCCACGAATCATCGTCGGAGAAAATCAAACGTTTCAAGGACCGGAGTCCTACGTCCGCAGCCGGGGCGTTGATCTGCAGATCGTCAATGATCCGGATTGCATCGAGCTGATGCGTGCCTTCATTCAAAACAACCCGACGCTTTGGAACGAAGACATCGGCCTACCAACTCAATCCTGA
- a CDS encoding membrane protein, with the protein MKTKKHRGSFVLRFMVFGFSVAVGLLAFWLLGYIVRDIDRVQGPNYSQMLEEGLPQELQDERQTLAAQLLDLKQQIASTERRRQLTGQTTRDSQQTINQLLELKRNADENATSLSDEQKLALTDSLQLFLANQSQTQTLNAELSNLNDQLDDVERQQRENEEAITRVSRPIADEYEELAEQHQWKLAAYKLALLIPLLLVCGWLFVRHAGGTYAMLVYALSGAVAARVLLVMHDHFPAIYFKYILILLSLAIATGVLVRLLRLIAKPSRDWLLRQYREAYAHFFCPICDYPIQRGPLKFAVWTRRSLKKRTPVTVDGDAATFDQPYTCPCCETTLFHACKKCGGVRHSLLPACEKCGAGSVLEQEAATGSQD; encoded by the coding sequence ATGAAAACGAAGAAACATCGCGGATCGTTCGTGCTTCGATTCATGGTCTTTGGGTTCAGCGTCGCGGTAGGGCTGCTCGCATTTTGGTTGCTTGGCTACATCGTTCGCGACATTGATCGCGTGCAAGGACCGAACTACAGCCAGATGTTGGAGGAAGGGTTGCCACAGGAGTTGCAGGACGAACGCCAGACGCTCGCCGCGCAGCTGTTGGATTTGAAACAGCAGATCGCGTCGACCGAACGACGCCGGCAACTGACGGGGCAAACGACTCGCGATTCGCAGCAAACAATCAACCAGTTGCTAGAACTCAAACGCAACGCGGATGAGAACGCGACGTCTTTGAGCGATGAGCAGAAGTTGGCACTCACGGATAGTTTGCAGTTGTTTTTGGCGAATCAAAGCCAGACGCAAACGCTCAACGCTGAACTTTCCAATCTCAATGACCAACTGGACGATGTCGAGCGACAACAACGGGAGAATGAAGAAGCTATCACGCGTGTTAGTCGCCCAATTGCGGATGAGTACGAAGAACTTGCGGAACAGCATCAATGGAAACTCGCTGCGTACAAGCTCGCATTGTTGATCCCTTTGTTGCTTGTTTGCGGATGGTTGTTTGTGCGTCACGCTGGTGGCACCTATGCGATGCTCGTGTATGCACTCAGCGGTGCCGTGGCCGCTCGCGTATTGCTTGTGATGCACGATCATTTTCCCGCGATCTACTTCAAGTACATCCTGATCTTGTTGTCTTTGGCCATTGCGACGGGAGTCCTGGTGCGGTTGCTGCGTCTAATTGCCAAACCCAGTCGCGATTGGTTGCTTCGTCAATACCGGGAAGCTTACGCTCACTTCTTTTGCCCGATATGCGATTATCCGATTCAGCGCGGGCCCCTGAAATTCGCGGTGTGGACGCGGCGAAGTCTGAAGAAACGTACGCCCGTCACGGTCGATGGGGATGCGGCCACATTCGACCAGCCTTATACATGCCCGTGTTGCGAAACGACGCTTTTCCACGCATGCAAAAAATGCGGTGGAGTCCGGCATTCGCTCTTGCCCGCTTGTGAAAAGTGTGGCGCTGGATCGGTGCTTGAGCAGGAGGCTGCGACGGGAAGTCAGGATTGA
- a CDS encoding ABC1 kinase family protein, whose protein sequence is MKLTSIPQLYRNLRRGREILRVLRRYGLADWISRTRRLPLQNWIKDRSGVPLTQYTRSQRIRMAITELGPTFIKVGQVLAARPDLVGNEIAEELKQLRNEVSPDSMEVVETTLAEELGPNFRKHFRHIEPMPLATASIGQVHRAELMDGQRVVLKVQRRGIEKMMREDLDVLEGLAQWADHVESLAIWGPSDMVRQLMPMILRELDFNRERSNLKQFAQILEADKAEIVIPSVFDQLCTRRVLVMEEMVGEPLAKVFERDVHSPSRETGEMTRADLPPELGRTLARTYLRMVFEDGFFHADPHPGNLFCLRDGRLAILDFGMTGRIDEAMRESIEEMLAAINAGDCRRLTRLIRRVGNPRVDLDQSALEIDVADFVDTYGRQTLDRFDLSGALNQLSEILHRHGIGLPNQSALLLKMLISLEGTLREIGVGFDSLDIVRSYLRRVMIRRLTPARRLRQARRIYLESEAFMENAPEQLLSLMNQARLGQLQVRLEPKRFAPVVNRLVVGLMTSAVFLGSALMLSYEVSPVLFPDQPMFGIQRVSILGLVGLIASFSVMVALCLAILRSE, encoded by the coding sequence ATGAAGCTGACATCGATCCCCCAGTTGTACCGCAATCTGCGTCGAGGACGCGAGATCCTGAGGGTGCTGCGCCGGTACGGATTGGCGGACTGGATCAGTCGCACGAGGCGTTTGCCGCTGCAGAACTGGATCAAGGATCGTTCGGGCGTTCCGCTGACGCAATACACCCGGTCGCAACGGATTCGGATGGCGATCACCGAGCTGGGCCCCACATTCATCAAGGTGGGTCAAGTCCTGGCGGCACGGCCTGACCTCGTCGGCAACGAAATCGCGGAAGAGTTGAAACAGCTTCGCAACGAAGTTTCGCCAGACAGCATGGAAGTCGTCGAAACAACGCTCGCAGAAGAGCTCGGCCCGAACTTCCGCAAACACTTCCGTCACATTGAACCGATGCCGCTTGCGACCGCATCGATTGGGCAAGTCCATCGTGCTGAGTTGATGGACGGCCAGCGAGTGGTGCTGAAGGTCCAACGTCGCGGCATCGAGAAAATGATGCGCGAGGATCTGGATGTTCTCGAGGGATTGGCCCAATGGGCTGATCATGTCGAGTCGCTCGCTATCTGGGGACCATCGGACATGGTTCGGCAATTGATGCCGATGATCCTTCGCGAGCTGGACTTCAATCGCGAACGCAGCAACCTGAAGCAGTTCGCACAAATTTTGGAGGCGGACAAAGCTGAAATCGTCATTCCGTCCGTGTTCGACCAATTGTGCACGCGGCGTGTTTTGGTGATGGAAGAGATGGTTGGCGAACCATTGGCAAAAGTTTTTGAGCGTGATGTTCACTCGCCCTCTCGTGAGACAGGCGAGATGACTCGTGCGGACCTGCCTCCGGAACTTGGCCGAACGCTTGCTCGAACCTATCTGCGAATGGTGTTCGAGGACGGGTTCTTTCACGCCGATCCACACCCGGGCAACCTGTTTTGCTTGCGAGACGGTCGCTTGGCGATTCTTGACTTCGGGATGACCGGCCGCATTGATGAAGCGATGCGTGAGTCGATCGAGGAGATGTTGGCGGCCATCAACGCGGGAGATTGTCGACGGCTGACCCGATTGATTCGTCGCGTGGGCAACCCGCGAGTCGACTTGGATCAGTCGGCTTTGGAAATCGATGTGGCTGATTTTGTGGACACCTACGGCCGACAAACGCTGGACCGCTTTGATTTGTCGGGGGCGTTGAATCAGCTCAGCGAGATTCTCCACCGGCACGGGATCGGTTTGCCCAATCAGTCGGCTCTGCTGTTGAAGATGTTGATCTCGCTGGAGGGAACTTTGCGAGAAATCGGTGTTGGATTCGATTCACTGGACATTGTCCGCTCGTATCTTCGCCGAGTGATGATCCGCCGTTTAACTCCGGCAAGACGACTTCGGCAGGCCCGACGGATTTACCTGGAGAGCGAAGCGTTCATGGAGAACGCGCCGGAGCAGTTGCTGTCGCTGATGAACCAAGCCCGACTGGGGCAGTTGCAGGTGCGTTTGGAACCCAAACGATTTGCGCCAGTGGTCAATCGCTTGGTCGTTGGGTTGATGACCAGTGCGGTGTTCCTCGGGTCGGCGCTGATGCTGTCCTATGAAGTCTCGCCGGTGTTGTTCCCCGATCAGCCAATGTTCGGGATTCAGCGAGTCAGTATCCTCGGATTGGTGGGATTGATCGCCAGCTTCAGCGTGATGGTCGCTCTCTGCCTCGCGATTTTGCGAAGCGAATGA
- a CDS encoding ABC transporter permease, translating to MPNIPLAALVPPGLPAPDPTFADDWATAITTTIELILVSAGIAVLIGVPTAFFVSQLRPNHWLVRIWTFFAFVTLAMPLILLAAAWESTAGKFGWLVTTMTGGNLGWVGWIHGMHGVALVSLATVWATRRISPVAIQQAALDFSPCQIWWRVRLPIALPWIIASAIGVMVLASTEMSVADLHSVRTVADQFYLFYSVDPNTTSVLVSTLVPMLVGGIPTLLWFWLQRRRWKVASDWDAEPVDAPSITTDTATSGIRLTAMAAVMSCTLLLILPLAGLIVQTGHAVEVVDGQRQATFRWQASVRAIAEAPKLFGEEIAWTVQLAFFSIILSLPIAMGLARLARSSKASGLVIDVLGTMLFLVPGPVIGMTVAAFFRLPLTGLDRLATHTLVPTLLAVGVRSVLVSYAILRNAYDGIDDATWRSGQMDGSVAWRWWHLEIPLLRRGLGIAALAVAIVSAGDVPAAMPVLPPGVTTTGTRLFGLLHSGARYQEASLAIVHTGMVILLCGVISAMRLHLRRSSKGVD from the coding sequence ATGCCCAATATTCCGCTCGCAGCGTTGGTTCCGCCCGGATTGCCGGCCCCCGATCCGACATTTGCCGACGATTGGGCAACAGCGATCACAACGACGATTGAGCTGATACTGGTGTCCGCCGGAATCGCGGTTCTGATTGGCGTGCCCACGGCTTTCTTCGTCAGCCAATTGCGACCGAATCATTGGTTGGTCCGAATCTGGACGTTCTTCGCGTTCGTGACTTTGGCAATGCCATTGATCTTGTTGGCGGCAGCCTGGGAATCAACCGCTGGCAAATTTGGATGGTTGGTTACGACCATGACGGGAGGCAACCTGGGTTGGGTTGGATGGATTCATGGGATGCACGGTGTTGCTTTGGTGTCACTGGCAACGGTCTGGGCAACACGTCGAATTTCTCCGGTTGCGATTCAACAAGCCGCTTTAGACTTTTCGCCCTGCCAAATTTGGTGGCGTGTGCGATTGCCGATCGCATTGCCATGGATCATTGCGTCGGCCATCGGCGTAATGGTACTCGCGTCGACCGAGATGAGCGTCGCGGATTTGCACAGCGTCCGAACCGTCGCCGATCAGTTTTATCTTTTCTATTCGGTGGATCCAAACACGACGTCCGTGTTGGTGTCGACGTTGGTCCCGATGTTGGTCGGAGGCATCCCAACTTTATTGTGGTTTTGGTTGCAACGTCGCCGATGGAAAGTCGCGTCCGACTGGGATGCTGAGCCCGTGGACGCACCATCGATAACGACTGATACAGCGACGAGCGGAATTCGCCTGACCGCGATGGCGGCCGTGATGTCTTGCACGCTGTTGTTGATCCTGCCACTCGCCGGATTGATTGTCCAAACCGGCCACGCGGTCGAAGTGGTGGACGGTCAACGGCAAGCGACCTTCCGTTGGCAGGCATCGGTCCGAGCAATCGCCGAGGCTCCCAAGCTCTTTGGCGAAGAGATCGCCTGGACCGTTCAGCTCGCTTTTTTCTCCATCATCCTGTCACTGCCCATTGCGATGGGACTGGCTCGCCTGGCTCGCTCGTCCAAAGCGTCTGGCCTCGTCATCGACGTCTTGGGAACCATGTTATTCCTTGTCCCCGGACCGGTCATTGGAATGACGGTCGCGGCATTTTTCCGCCTACCGTTGACGGGACTGGATCGGCTCGCAACGCATACCTTGGTGCCGACATTGCTCGCCGTTGGCGTGCGAAGCGTTCTTGTCTCCTACGCGATTTTGCGTAATGCCTATGACGGCATTGATGATGCCACTTGGCGATCCGGGCAAATGGATGGTTCGGTCGCTTGGCGTTGGTGGCACCTGGAGATCCCCTTGCTGCGACGCGGATTGGGTATTGCGGCATTGGCGGTTGCGATCGTTTCGGCGGGCGACGTGCCGGCGGCGATGCCGGTTTTGCCCCCCGGCGTGACCACGACGGGCACGCGATTGTTCGGATTGCTTCACAGCGGAGCCCGATACCAGGAGGCATCGCTGGCAATCGTTCACACGGGAATGGTGATCCTGCTGTGCGGGGTGATCTCGGCCATGCGACTCCACTTGCGTCGTTCAAGCAAAGGCGTAGATTGA